Proteins from a genomic interval of Lactococcus protaetiae:
- a CDS encoding 3-oxoacyl-ACP reductase — protein MRFSGKKVLVTGASSGIGLAQVQAFLAEGADVIAVDVKVFTDKNAVSKFSNLSVKICDVSDAHAVQVLADEVGSIDILCNTAGILDDYATIEETDFMLWQRILHTNLDSMYLMISAFLPRMKRKKSGVIINMASVAGLVAGGGGIAYTASKHAVVGLTKQLALDEAQHGIQVLGIAPGAIDTPMNAADFLENNGEMAKWVVSETPAKRWAKASEVAELTLFLASPQANYMSGAIVPIDGGWTIK, from the coding sequence ATGAGATTTTCAGGTAAAAAAGTATTAGTGACAGGTGCAAGTTCTGGAATCGGTTTGGCTCAAGTGCAGGCTTTTTTGGCAGAGGGAGCTGATGTCATTGCTGTTGACGTTAAAGTATTTACTGACAAAAATGCTGTCAGTAAATTTTCAAATCTGTCAGTAAAAATTTGTGACGTTTCTGATGCTCATGCTGTTCAAGTATTGGCTGATGAGGTGGGCAGCATTGATATTTTGTGTAATACAGCTGGAATTTTGGATGATTATGCGACTATAGAAGAAACGGATTTTATGTTATGGCAGCGGATTTTACATACGAATCTTGACTCCATGTATTTGATGATTTCAGCATTTTTACCGAGAATGAAGCGGAAAAAATCAGGAGTGATTATCAATATGGCTTCGGTTGCTGGACTTGTTGCTGGAGGTGGAGGAATTGCCTATACAGCGAGCAAACACGCAGTTGTCGGATTGACGAAACAGTTAGCGCTGGATGAAGCTCAGCACGGAATACAAGTGCTTGGCATTGCTCCAGGAGCGATCGACACACCGATGAATGCTGCTGATTTTTTGGAAAATAATGGAGAAATGGCAAAATGGGTAGTATCTGAAACCCCCGCTAAACGTTGGGCAAAGGCTTCTGAAGTCGCAGAATTAACGCTGTTTTTGGCAAGTCCACAGGCAAATTATATGTCAGGGGCAATCGTTCCTATTGACGGAGGTTGGACCATTAAATAA
- a CDS encoding QueT transporter family protein, producing MKKSRTYDVVTIAIVAALYVILTVAPGLNAISYGPVQFRISEMLNFTAFYNKKYIIAVTIGCMISNFLSFTWVDVIVGGLSTLVFLSLGVLLFERFKKQYLFNGQLNKAFLYFAIFFSISMVTIAIELYYIAGLPFWIDWATLALGEFASLIVGAFIIDKLGKRIDLTK from the coding sequence TTGAAAAAATCAAGAACTTATGATGTAGTGACAATTGCTATTGTCGCAGCGCTGTATGTCATTTTGACTGTTGCACCAGGATTGAATGCTATTAGCTATGGACCAGTCCAGTTCAGAATTTCTGAAATGTTAAACTTTACAGCATTTTATAACAAAAAGTATATTATTGCTGTGACGATTGGGTGCATGATTTCCAACTTTTTGAGTTTTACTTGGGTAGATGTCATCGTTGGTGGACTGTCAACACTGGTCTTTTTAAGTTTGGGTGTTTTGCTATTTGAACGCTTTAAAAAGCAATATTTATTTAATGGGCAGCTCAATAAAGCATTTTTATATTTTGCTATTTTTTTCTCAATTAGCATGGTAACTATCGCAATTGAGCTCTATTATATTGCTGGTTTACCTTTCTGGATTGACTGGGCGACGCTTGCGCTGGGCGAGTTTGCTAGTTTGATTGTGGGAGCTTTCATTATTGATAAACTTGGGAAACGAATTGATTTAACGAAATAA
- a CDS encoding NAD(P)-dependent oxidoreductase produces the protein MKKIAVIAASGKAGSLIAEKAMTKGFEVVAIVRNKARLKVAVTEVIEKNIFDLTSEDLSGFDAVVLAYRAPEGNEAEYSKVAHHVTEILSGSTTRLIVVGGAGSLYLDESRTRRLVDELSKDLPYYPTIAEMGKASLIYKNSNVNVTFFSPADFFDPDGAETGSYTITSDIFEKNKSGKSRVSYADYADAVVNMIDKGTHQNEHIGIYEN, from the coding sequence ATGAAAAAGATTGCAGTAATCGCAGCAAGCGGAAAAGCAGGAAGCTTAATTGCTGAAAAAGCAATGACAAAAGGATTTGAAGTCGTTGCTATTGTCCGCAATAAAGCACGTCTGAAAGTAGCTGTGACAGAGGTTATTGAGAAAAATATTTTTGATTTAACGTCAGAAGATTTGTCGGGATTTGACGCTGTCGTCCTCGCCTATCGGGCTCCTGAAGGGAATGAAGCTGAATATTCTAAAGTGGCACATCATGTCACAGAGATTTTGTCAGGAAGTACAACGCGCCTTATCGTAGTTGGAGGAGCGGGTTCGCTTTACTTGGATGAAAGTCGAACACGTCGTTTAGTTGACGAACTTTCCAAAGATTTGCCTTATTACCCAACCATTGCGGAGATGGGAAAAGCAAGCCTAATTTATAAAAATTCTAATGTTAATGTAACTTTCTTCTCACCAGCAGACTTTTTCGATCCAGACGGAGCAGAAACTGGAAGCTACACAATTACGAGTGATATTTTTGAGAAAAATAAATCAGGAAAAAGTAGGGTAAGTTATGCTGATTATGCTGATGCAGTTGTAAATATGATTGATAAAGGGACACATCAGAACGAACATATCGGAATTTATGAGAACTAG
- the rnc gene encoding ribonuclease III, with product MRKLQEKLKNDFGISFSDEELLKTAFTHSSFTNEERLPKIANNERLEFLGDVALSLVISDYLYRTYPEKLEGELSKMRSSIVRTESLANFARNCGFGEFLRLGHGEEKMGGRSRETTLENLFEAFLGALFLDKGMDEVRQFINRVVIPHVKADDYVKIIDYKTELQEILQTGGDALISYKILSEEGPAHDRSFVAAVYNNGSELGRGMGKSKKVAEQKAAENAIKGQSNH from the coding sequence ATGCGTAAGCTTCAAGAAAAATTAAAAAATGATTTTGGGATTAGCTTTTCTGATGAAGAATTGCTGAAAACAGCTTTTACCCATTCTTCATTTACTAATGAAGAACGGCTCCCAAAGATTGCAAACAATGAACGTTTGGAATTTTTGGGAGACGTGGCTTTGTCACTTGTTATCTCAGACTATCTTTATCGTACTTATCCGGAAAAACTTGAAGGAGAGTTGTCGAAAATGAGGTCGAGTATTGTTCGGACGGAATCTTTAGCAAATTTTGCACGTAATTGTGGATTTGGTGAATTTTTACGTTTAGGACATGGTGAAGAAAAAATGGGCGGTAGAAGTCGTGAAACAACTCTTGAAAATTTGTTCGAAGCCTTTTTAGGCGCGCTTTTTTTGGATAAAGGGATGGATGAAGTACGTCAGTTTATTAATCGTGTCGTGATTCCTCATGTGAAAGCTGATGATTATGTTAAAATCATTGACTATAAGACAGAGCTACAAGAAATTTTGCAAACAGGTGGCGACGCGCTGATTTCATACAAAATCCTTTCAGAAGAAGGACCGGCACATGACCGTTCATTTGTTGCTGCCGTTTACAATAATGGTTCAGAACTTGGACGAGGAATGGGAAAATCAAAAAAAGTCGCTGAACAAAAAGCGGCAGAAAATGCGATAAAAGGACAAAGCAACCACTAA
- the smc gene encoding chromosome segregation protein SMC: MYLKKMEIVGFKSFADRTKIEFDKGITAVVGPNGSGKSNIVESLRWVLGEQSAKSLRGGKMPDVIFAGTEKRRALNYAEVIAHFDNTDDYLVGHDEDDEVVITRRLYRNGDSEFLINGKKCRLRDIHDLFTDTGLGRDSLSIISQGRIESVFNSKPEERRAIFEEAAGVLKYKNRRIETESKLTATQDNLDRLEDIIFELNGQLVPLQAQRDVALRFRELEANRSELSLSVLVGQLLFEKEKYDETRNQLTEVLSVLTGLTERKKVYDDELSELRKRRIEVEQEQEQCRNEQMTLSGLKADLTRKIELFDVQKDSSEKTALERENRLKQLIDRLTAMEEELSVLTEKQKLLLEEKTKLELTLEALSVELESLSEAPETVIERLRDEFVTLVGQEAEQSNIIVRNKAEIENLTRKQSEQDESTKENLAKFEKVSAELDQSEKIYEQLKNEISQLLEQYENQSIIKKQYEEQERYAQNEMYDRLQELNQQKARLTSLQNIRDSHSNLFAGVRSVMQNQDKIGGIIGVVADVLSFDSKYTTAIDIALGGGSQNIITEDENAAKRAIAFLREKRLGRATFLPLTTIKSREFNGLSRISGQKGFIDLAINLVHFEPRLQKALSSLLGTTVIVDTAENATAIARSMSYTVRIVTLDGTQINPGGSYAGGAGKRNTTTFSNVEIDALNGQILTLETQLKQAEKTVQKAQKERLELEQQLATLKAQGEEKRFEEKTLLMTIEQLKSQKSTLSALTELSVSKNTSETLSTLTQQSQVADSMLTKISERKSEIEQQIDQLKSNSQAHKALQSEKTQASSETQLRLSEVTSELRFSKNDEKRLLTDLSALTEEKTQLQASLNPVKFDEKERKLFANQLQTTEQKLGELNVKMVSLKFEREDLSAQMEDLEQHNQDFIQQSQNLSTQKTRYEMQLEQSEQRLMTLQETLNTEHQMSFEEAQDTAVQLENLVSAEQELKQLERQIRALGPINLDAIAQFEEVNERFIFLSSQKDDLLEAKNLLLSTIDDMNDEVKIRFKSTFDAIRESFKMTFSQMFAGGQADLELTSDNLLEAGVEIKVQPPGKKLSSLNLMSGGEKALTALALIFAILRVRTVPFVVLDEVEAALDEANVKRFGDYMNHFDNSNQFIVVTHRRGTMAAAGSMYGITMADAGVSKVISVKLEN, translated from the coding sequence ATGTATCTAAAAAAAATGGAAATTGTCGGCTTCAAATCATTTGCCGATCGAACAAAAATTGAATTTGATAAAGGAATAACAGCAGTTGTTGGGCCAAATGGTTCTGGCAAGTCCAATATTGTAGAAAGTTTACGTTGGGTTCTTGGTGAACAATCTGCAAAATCGCTGCGTGGCGGGAAGATGCCTGATGTTATTTTTGCAGGAACAGAGAAAAGAAGAGCACTCAACTATGCAGAAGTGATTGCTCATTTTGATAATACAGATGATTATTTAGTGGGACACGATGAAGACGATGAGGTCGTAATCACACGTCGTTTGTATCGAAATGGTGATTCAGAATTTTTGATTAATGGTAAAAAATGTCGTTTGCGTGATATTCATGACCTGTTTACAGATACTGGATTGGGGCGTGACAGCTTATCCATTATTTCTCAGGGGCGGATTGAATCTGTTTTCAATTCTAAACCAGAAGAGCGCCGTGCGATTTTTGAAGAAGCTGCAGGTGTTTTGAAGTACAAAAATCGAAGAATAGAAACAGAGTCAAAACTAACAGCTACTCAGGATAATTTAGACCGTTTAGAGGATATTATTTTTGAATTAAACGGCCAGCTTGTTCCCCTACAGGCTCAACGAGACGTTGCTCTGCGCTTTCGTGAATTGGAAGCCAATCGCAGTGAACTTTCGCTCTCTGTGCTAGTTGGTCAACTCCTTTTTGAGAAAGAAAAGTATGATGAAACTCGAAATCAACTGACAGAAGTTCTGTCAGTGCTGACAGGATTGACAGAACGTAAAAAAGTCTATGACGATGAACTGTCAGAACTTAGAAAACGTCGTATCGAAGTCGAACAAGAGCAAGAACAATGTCGAAATGAACAGATGACATTATCAGGCTTAAAAGCAGATTTGACAAGAAAAATTGAACTTTTTGATGTGCAGAAAGATTCTTCTGAAAAAACGGCACTAGAGCGTGAAAACCGTTTGAAACAACTGATAGACAGGCTGACAGCAATGGAAGAAGAACTGTCAGTACTGACAGAAAAGCAAAAACTTCTTTTAGAAGAAAAGACAAAACTTGAGCTTACGCTTGAGGCGCTGTCAGTAGAGTTGGAATCTTTGTCAGAAGCACCTGAGACCGTCATTGAGCGTCTTCGTGATGAGTTTGTCACTTTAGTAGGGCAAGAAGCGGAGCAATCAAATATTATTGTTCGAAATAAAGCTGAAATCGAAAACTTGACGAGAAAGCAGTCAGAACAAGATGAATCAACAAAAGAAAATCTTGCTAAATTTGAAAAAGTATCTGCTGAGCTAGATCAGTCTGAAAAAATTTACGAACAGTTAAAAAATGAAATCAGCCAACTTTTAGAGCAGTATGAAAATCAGTCAATCATAAAAAAACAATACGAAGAACAAGAGCGCTATGCACAAAATGAAATGTATGACCGATTGCAAGAGTTGAATCAACAAAAAGCGCGCTTGACTTCATTGCAGAATATCCGTGATAGTCACAGTAATCTATTTGCTGGTGTGCGCAGTGTGATGCAAAATCAAGATAAAATTGGCGGTATCATTGGTGTTGTAGCAGATGTATTGAGTTTCGATAGTAAGTACACCACAGCAATTGACATTGCACTTGGTGGAGGTAGTCAAAATATCATTACTGAAGATGAAAATGCCGCGAAACGTGCCATTGCTTTTTTGCGCGAAAAACGCTTAGGGCGTGCGACATTTTTGCCTTTAACAACGATTAAATCTCGCGAATTTAACGGTCTTTCGAGAATTTCTGGACAAAAAGGATTTATTGATTTAGCAATAAATCTAGTACACTTTGAACCACGTTTACAAAAAGCGCTGAGTTCACTTTTGGGGACAACGGTCATTGTGGACACAGCAGAGAATGCGACAGCGATTGCTAGGAGCATGAGCTATACTGTAAGGATTGTAACGCTTGATGGCACACAAATTAATCCAGGCGGATCTTACGCCGGCGGAGCTGGAAAACGTAATACAACGACTTTCAGTAATGTAGAGATTGATGCGTTAAATGGGCAAATCTTGACATTAGAAACTCAGCTAAAGCAAGCAGAAAAAACAGTTCAAAAAGCTCAAAAAGAAAGACTAGAGTTAGAACAACAACTTGCTACTCTAAAAGCACAAGGTGAAGAAAAACGTTTTGAGGAAAAGACGCTACTCATGACAATTGAGCAACTAAAATCTCAAAAATCAACCTTGTCAGCACTGACAGAACTTTCTGTCAGTAAAAATACATCAGAAACTCTGTCAACATTGACTCAACAAAGTCAAGTAGCGGATTCAATGCTTACAAAAATTTCTGAACGTAAATCAGAAATTGAGCAACAAATTGACCAACTCAAATCTAATAGTCAAGCTCATAAAGCCTTACAATCGGAAAAAACGCAAGCAAGTTCAGAAACACAGCTTCGTCTTTCAGAGGTTACAAGTGAATTGCGCTTTAGCAAAAACGATGAAAAACGACTACTGACAGATTTGTCAGCACTGACAGAAGAAAAAACGCAGTTACAAGCAAGTTTGAACCCAGTAAAATTTGATGAAAAAGAGCGAAAACTTTTTGCTAACCAACTCCAAACAACAGAACAAAAGCTCGGCGAGCTCAATGTCAAAATGGTCAGTCTCAAATTTGAACGCGAAGACCTATCAGCGCAAATGGAAGATTTGGAGCAGCACAATCAGGACTTTATCCAACAAAGTCAAAATCTGAGTACACAAAAAACGCGTTATGAAATGCAGCTTGAACAGTCAGAGCAACGTTTGATGACACTTCAAGAAACGCTCAATACTGAACATCAGATGAGTTTTGAAGAAGCGCAAGATACTGCTGTTCAGTTGGAAAACTTAGTAAGTGCAGAACAAGAACTCAAACAGCTTGAGCGTCAGATTCGTGCACTTGGTCCAATCAATCTAGATGCGATTGCTCAATTTGAGGAAGTCAACGAAAGATTTATTTTCCTATCAAGTCAAAAAGATGATTTGCTAGAGGCAAAAAATTTACTTCTTTCAACAATTGATGACATGAATGACGAAGTTAAAATTCGTTTCAAATCAACATTTGACGCTATTCGTGAGAGCTTTAAAATGACTTTCTCACAGATGTTCGCAGGAGGTCAAGCCGACCTTGAATTGACAAGCGACAATTTACTTGAGGCAGGAGTCGAAATCAAAGTTCAACCACCAGGTAAAAAATTATCAAGCCTAAATTTGATGTCAGGCGGAGAAAAAGCACTGACGGCACTTGCTCTCATCTTTGCGATTTTGCGTGTCCGCACAGTACCTTTCGTTGTACTTGATGAAGTAGAGGCTGCACTTGATGAAGCTAATGTCAAGCGTTTTGGCGACTATATGAATCATTTTGATAATAGCAATCAATTTATTGTAGTGACACATAGACGCGGGACAATGGCAGCAGCAGGAAGTATGTATGGCATCACCATGGCAGACGCAGGGGTATCCAAAGTTATCTCTGTCAAGCTTGAAAATTGA
- a CDS encoding LTA synthase family protein — MKKLLSAFNTRVGLLSFIVFFVWVKSMIAYFGVFNLRGVGPAEFLLMIINPIGFTATCFAVLLFIRRTSIFYLATLILSIAASFLLYLNVLYYREFTDFITIDTMTGGAGMFQHGFDFGSIPVHLMDWVYWIDLVVLIVLVIAKKVKLDNRPVGAKRAFTFMSMGLALFGLNFWFGDFNKHQLILRRAQSDKTYVVRYLGLGPWMLTDGYYTHLANSQRKDASKETLDQIQKYIASNRYLAPNAKMFGIAKNRNVIEIHLESFQQDLIDLKIKGTDGKEHVVTPFLNSLYHSNSVYAFSNFFNQVGQGKTSDAENMLETSTFGLPAGSLFAKYGSTQTFQAMPAILNQTDGYSSAVVHGNVGAFYNRLNTYKQMGYQNFFDQSFFDNSASNMSPWGIKDKLLFRDSVPLLEQMQQPFYIKYLTVTNHLTYTMDDEDRDPNFATVDSGDKLVDGYFETAHYLDQAVQQFFDYLKKSGLYEKSIIVLYGDHYGVSGSDLKALAPYIGYTSDDFNSFDNTMLQRTPFMVDIPGRTDGHIINTYTGEIDVMPTLEHLLGINTQKYVQFGQDMFASGRQDYVALRNGGFVTPTITLPSLNSRYYYDTQTGLQIDKLTPAQEAYVKSTKEKVAELLSASDKVNNQNLLRFYTPEGFTPVNPKEYNYAVKPTESRLKKENEDLSAKSNSLLSQNQGKSTLPDYTTDIPQVKDGQDKTKVKD; from the coding sequence TTGAAAAAACTACTATCTGCGTTCAACACTCGTGTTGGCTTGCTTAGTTTTATTGTATTTTTCGTTTGGGTTAAATCAATGATTGCCTACTTTGGAGTTTTCAATCTCCGAGGCGTAGGTCCAGCCGAATTTTTACTAATGATTATTAACCCAATCGGGTTTACTGCAACTTGCTTTGCCGTTCTACTATTCATTAGGAGAACATCAATCTTTTATTTGGCAACACTTATTTTAAGTATCGCAGCAAGCTTTCTACTCTATCTCAATGTTCTCTATTATCGAGAATTCACCGATTTTATAACAATTGATACAATGACAGGTGGAGCAGGAATGTTCCAACACGGCTTTGATTTTGGCTCGATTCCTGTGCATTTGATGGACTGGGTTTATTGGATTGACCTTGTTGTACTTATTGTTTTAGTTATTGCTAAAAAGGTCAAGTTGGATAATAGACCAGTAGGCGCTAAACGTGCCTTTACTTTCATGTCAATGGGGCTTGCACTTTTTGGATTAAACTTCTGGTTTGGTGATTTTAACAAACATCAATTGATTTTACGTCGTGCCCAATCGGATAAAACATATGTTGTCCGTTATCTTGGCTTAGGTCCATGGATGCTGACGGATGGTTATTACACTCACCTTGCAAACTCACAGCGTAAAGATGCTAGTAAAGAGACATTAGACCAAATTCAAAAATATATTGCTTCTAATCGTTATCTTGCACCAAATGCCAAAATGTTTGGTATTGCTAAAAACAGAAACGTAATTGAGATTCACCTTGAATCTTTCCAACAAGATTTGATTGACTTAAAAATTAAGGGAACAGATGGTAAAGAACACGTTGTTACACCGTTCCTGAACTCACTTTATCATTCGAACTCTGTTTATGCATTTAGTAATTTCTTTAACCAAGTTGGACAAGGGAAAACATCAGATGCAGAAAATATGCTAGAAACTTCAACCTTTGGTTTGCCAGCAGGCTCACTCTTTGCGAAATATGGCTCAACACAGACTTTCCAAGCGATGCCAGCAATTCTAAATCAAACGGATGGTTATAGCTCAGCCGTTGTTCACGGAAATGTCGGAGCCTTCTACAATCGTCTAAATACCTACAAACAAATGGGTTATCAAAATTTCTTTGATCAAAGTTTCTTCGATAATTCAGCTTCAAATATGAGTCCTTGGGGGATTAAAGATAAACTCCTATTCCGAGATTCAGTACCATTGCTTGAACAAATGCAACAGCCGTTTTATATTAAATATCTGACAGTAACTAACCATTTGACTTATACAATGGATGACGAAGACCGTGACCCAAATTTTGCCACCGTAGATTCAGGGGATAAACTTGTTGATGGATATTTTGAAACAGCACATTACCTTGACCAAGCCGTACAACAATTCTTTGACTATCTGAAAAAATCAGGTTTATATGAAAAATCAATTATTGTACTCTATGGTGACCATTACGGTGTGTCTGGTTCAGATTTGAAAGCTTTGGCTCCGTATATTGGTTACACTTCAGATGATTTCAATAGTTTTGATAATACAATGTTACAACGTACACCATTCATGGTAGATATCCCTGGTCGGACAGATGGACATATCATAAACACTTACACTGGTGAGATTGATGTGATGCCAACCCTAGAACATTTACTTGGTATTAATACTCAAAAGTACGTTCAGTTTGGTCAAGATATGTTTGCATCTGGAAGACAAGACTATGTCGCACTGCGAAATGGTGGCTTTGTTACTCCAACCATTACCTTACCAAGCTTGAATAGTCGTTATTATTACGACACTCAAACTGGTTTGCAGATTGATAAGCTAACTCCTGCACAGGAGGCTTACGTCAAGTCGACAAAAGAAAAAGTAGCAGAGTTGCTATCAGCATCTGATAAAGTGAATAATCAAAATCTACTTAGGTTCTACACGCCCGAAGGCTTTACTCCAGTTAATCCTAAAGAGTATAACTATGCAGTTAAGCCAACAGAAAGTAGGCTGAAGAAAGAGAACGAAGATCTTTCTGCAAAATCAAACAGCTTACTTAGTCAAAATCAAGGTAAATCAACATTACCTGATTATACGACTGACATTCCGCAAGTCAAGGACGGACAGGATAAAACAAAAGTGAAAGATTAA
- a CDS encoding YibE/F family protein translates to MNIKFITKKILLPILISVFVFVIVDNDSFIYQMPVGRIVKVTTTNIQETSDDFQNKDREITQKLTIKLLNNNHQKLTLKNTVTESQTTGQIYRKGQQVILKKIGGNYQLSTLKRDALIAALITLFIGFLISFQRFKSSIFLILSLILNLVYFVIVIGLNVEFNPPVLALFGGLSVIFAVSSLFFVLGATRQMFYTFITTILTTLLTFALTLTVLNLTGNTGVHFEYLEYVTQNPSEFFFVGTMISVLGAIMDGTGDIVAGLFGLARQNELNNINMTRTDYIKSGISIGQEIIGTLTNVLFMIFMAEALPMTLLLLRNGNTWGYIATIGLNLGLLQTVISAIGIVLAVPITAFVTSIGLVKYSERKEIQS, encoded by the coding sequence ATGAACATAAAATTCATTACAAAAAAAATACTGCTACCAATTCTAATCAGTGTATTTGTTTTTGTTATTGTTGATAATGACAGTTTTATCTATCAAATGCCTGTTGGGAGAATTGTAAAAGTAACCACCACAAATATTCAAGAAACATCAGACGATTTTCAAAACAAAGACCGAGAAATCACACAAAAATTAACCATTAAACTGTTAAACAATAATCACCAAAAACTGACCCTAAAAAATACAGTAACTGAGTCGCAAACAACAGGTCAGATTTATCGTAAGGGGCAACAAGTAATCCTAAAAAAAATAGGTGGAAATTATCAACTTTCCACTCTAAAAAGAGATGCTTTGATTGCTGCCTTAATCACTTTGTTTATCGGTTTCTTAATTAGTTTTCAACGCTTTAAATCCTCTATTTTTCTGATTTTATCACTGATTTTAAATCTAGTGTATTTTGTCATTGTTATTGGATTAAATGTTGAGTTCAATCCTCCAGTGCTTGCATTATTTGGTGGATTATCAGTAATATTTGCAGTTTCTTCCTTATTTTTTGTTTTGGGAGCAACACGTCAGATGTTTTATACTTTTATAACCACTATTCTGACGACTTTACTCACTTTTGCCCTCACGTTAACCGTTTTAAACCTGACAGGAAATACAGGAGTTCACTTTGAGTATTTGGAGTACGTCACACAAAATCCATCCGAATTTTTCTTTGTAGGAACGATGATTTCCGTTCTTGGTGCAATTATGGACGGCACAGGCGACATTGTTGCAGGACTTTTTGGTCTAGCTAGACAAAATGAACTGAATAATATCAATATGACAAGAACTGATTATATAAAATCAGGCATTTCAATAGGTCAAGAAATTATAGGAACGCTAACAAATGTCCTCTTTATGATTTTTATGGCAGAAGCTCTGCCTATGACTTTGCTCCTTCTCAGAAATGGGAATACATGGGGATATATTGCAACCATCGGACTTAATCTAGGTTTGCTTCAAACAGTAATATCAGCAATTGGAATCGTTCTAGCAGTACCAATTACAGCTTTTGTAACAAGTATAGGGTTAGTAAAATATAGTGAACGAAAGGAGATTCAATCATGA
- a CDS encoding MIP/aquaporin family protein, translating to MDVSWMTKYLAEGLGTMLLVLLGNGTIAGVTLKGSKNEGMGGLAIAWGYGIAILVPVLAFANISGAHINPAITLGLASAGLFPWAHVAQYILAQLIGAIVGQLLVVAIYKEYFAKTNDAAISLGAFATTNALDDGKSRGKAILNGFVNEVIGMFVFVFGILSFTTNFFGAEGIKWMTDYAQKQGANINSSDTVSQIWASVSGASSSKMVGALAIGLMFVGLVTAFGGATGAALNPARDFGPRLVYSFMPKSIVGQDKDAKWWYAWVPVVATIIGAVIAATVFKIFFA from the coding sequence ATGGATGTTTCATGGATGACAAAGTATCTTGCCGAAGGCTTGGGGACAATGCTCCTTGTTTTGCTTGGTAATGGTACAATTGCAGGAGTAACTTTAAAAGGCTCTAAAAATGAGGGAATGGGTGGCTTAGCCATTGCATGGGGATACGGAATTGCTATCTTAGTCCCTGTTCTTGCTTTCGCAAATATCTCAGGAGCGCACATTAACCCAGCAATTACTCTTGGTCTTGCATCAGCTGGGCTTTTCCCTTGGGCGCATGTCGCACAATATATCTTAGCACAATTAATTGGTGCTATTGTAGGTCAATTGCTAGTCGTTGCAATTTACAAGGAATACTTTGCTAAAACAAACGATGCTGCAATCTCTCTTGGAGCATTTGCGACAACAAATGCTTTGGATGATGGTAAAAGTCGTGGTAAAGCTATCTTAAATGGTTTTGTGAATGAAGTTATTGGGATGTTTGTATTCGTATTTGGTATCCTCAGCTTTACAACCAATTTCTTTGGTGCCGAAGGTATAAAATGGATGACTGACTATGCTCAAAAACAAGGAGCAAACATCAATTCTAGCGATACAGTAAGCCAAATTTGGGCATCAGTTTCAGGAGCTTCATCGTCAAAAATGGTTGGAGCGCTTGCAATTGGTTTGATGTTTGTTGGGTTGGTTACAGCTTTTGGTGGTGCAACAGGTGCAGCACTAAATCCTGCGCGTGACTTTGGACCACGTTTAGTTTATAGCTTTATGCCAAAATCAATCGTTGGTCAAGATAAAGATGCAAAATGGTGGTACGCATGGGTACCAGTTGTCGCAACAATTATTGGTGCAGTTATTGCAGCCACAGTTTTCAAAATATTCTTTGCTTGA
- a CDS encoding TetR/AcrR family transcriptional regulator, with product MTKDTKKIIVRTLLEIAAQHGSLTIEEVSRRSNITRNTIQRNFNNEGIKGIVDYINGNIVQEINNQIFRHQPDELPLEIFADILLSVMWEHRDEAHIIYTSDLPFKPASQTVELSFSWLGDRYERLVKEHRLAPIFTAKELVRFYNTYIYALLSLWLSSDVPVEPSVFKPKFLYLMKISMYDLIYKGIGH from the coding sequence ATGACTAAAGATACTAAAAAAATTATTGTTCGTACTTTACTGGAAATAGCAGCGCAACATGGTAGTCTTACTATTGAGGAAGTTTCACGTCGTTCAAATATCACAAGAAATACTATTCAAAGAAATTTTAATAACGAGGGAATAAAAGGTATCGTTGACTATATCAATGGTAATATTGTTCAGGAAATTAATAATCAAATTTTTAGACATCAACCTGATGAACTACCACTGGAAATATTTGCTGATATTTTATTGTCTGTAATGTGGGAGCACCGAGATGAAGCACACATCATTTATACTTCTGATTTGCCATTCAAGCCTGCTTCTCAGACTGTAGAGCTTTCATTTTCTTGGCTGGGAGATCGTTATGAGCGATTGGTTAAAGAACATAGGCTTGCTCCAATATTTACGGCAAAAGAGCTTGTTAGATTTTACAATACTTATATCTATGCTCTTTTGTCTCTTTGGTTAAGCTCTGACGTTCCTGTTGAACCTAGTGTTTTTAAACCTAAATTTTTATATCTTATGAAAATTTCTATGTATGATTTGATTTATAAGGGGATTGGACATTAG